A portion of the Carya illinoinensis cultivar Pawnee chromosome 11, C.illinoinensisPawnee_v1, whole genome shotgun sequence genome contains these proteins:
- the LOC122281349 gene encoding inositol polyphosphate multikinase alpha-like — protein sequence MLKVPDHQVAGHKGRDGMPGPLVDDSGHFYKPLQDDDRGSNEVAFYKSFSSNTEIPDLVRRFFPIFYGTQLIEAADGSGLHPHLVLQDFVSSHLNPSIMDIKIGSRTWPPQASEDYIQTCLKRDRHTTSIALGFMISGLQVRGSQESETWKPDKKLVKKFTAKDVRLVLRKFVSTNTSVDTGMDPDCSLASTVYGGSAGILAQLLELKKWFEGQTIYHFYSCSVIMVYDKESVVKERNSGAEVKLVDFAHVSEGKGVIDHNFLGGLCSLIKFITEILTSSDEYEEAKASLQDPKKNCNCTD from the coding sequence ATGCTTAAGGTCCCAGATCATCAGGTTGCTGGCCACAAGGGTCGTGATGGAATGCCCGGTCCCCTGGTTGATGATTCAGGGCACTTCTACAAGCCTCTTCAAGATGATGATCGTGGGTCCAACGAGGTAGCCTTCTATAAATCATTCTCATCCAACACTGAGATTCCAGATCTCGTCCGGAGATTCTTTCCTATTTTTTATGGAACTCAGCTTATAGAGGCAGCTGATGGATCTGGCCTGCATCCTCATCTTGTGCTGCAAGATTTTGTCTCAAGTCACCTCAATCCATCTATCATGGACATTAAGATTGGATCCAGAACGTGGCCCCCCCAAGCATCCGAGGACTATATCCAAACGTGTTTAAAGAGAGACAGACACACAACAAGCATTGCACTGGGGTTTATGATATCTGGATTGCAGGTACGTGGGAGCCAAGAATCTGAAACCTGGAAGCCAGATAAAAAGCTTGTCAAGAAATTTACTGCCAAGGATGTTAGGTTAGTTTTGAGGAAGTTTGTCTCTACTAACACGTCTGTAGATACAGGTATGGACCCTGATTGTTCTCTTGCATCAACTGTTTATGGTGGATCTGCTGGAATTTTGGCACAATTGTTGGAACTCAAAAAATGGTTTGAGGGTCAAACCATTTACCATTTCTATTCTTGTTCCGTTATCATGGTGTATGATAAGGAATCAGTAGTTAAAGAAAGGAATTCTGGTGCTGAAGTAAAACTTGTTGATTTTGCTCATGTTTCGGAAGGCAAGGGTGTTATTGATCATAACTTCTTGGGTGGGCTCTGTTCTTTGATAAAG